A segment of the Trifolium pratense cultivar HEN17-A07 linkage group LG7, ARS_RC_1.1, whole genome shotgun sequence genome:
GGGATCATGGCTAATGTTGCACTATTAGATTCTATCGAGATGAGAGGGTTTAGGAATATTGGTTGCTACTCTTTGAAAGTCGTTCCTTCGATACATTGTCCCTCATACACCCATCATCTTGGACTTTTTTGCTAATGACTGGTGGTGCATTCAGATCTTTCTCACGTCAAGCTATTACTCTAAAGTACAAATAACCAACTAGATCCAAGTGGTTGTGCACTCAAGTTCTGATGTCAGCAGCACAAAGGATCAGCAAATGAATCCTATATGATATCAAGTAACTCCCAAATCTGGATTTCTTAAACAAAGTCAGCAATCTCTCTTGAATCAAatacttttgagttttgataCAAAGTATACCATCTGATATTTTAATCAGATTCATTATTCTGAAGTATTACAAATAACCACGTTTGGGTACAGGAACATGGCAGCCAATCAGTCCTGAGCAGGATTTACAATCATTTCATTcccaacaaaattaaatttatgaacTGATGATCAAAAAGATTTGACCTTCAGGTAAACCTACAAGAAGTCAAAGAATTACAGATTTCAGGTCTGAATTTTTCCGTTTAAACTATACACATTGAAGTCAATTTTCTAGAATGCTGGATGAAGTATTTGTTGATCATATGGACAAAAAAGGGACGATTACATCATTCAGCAACACAATAGACTTCACTAAGCGTGAGGCTCAAGGGTGTGAAGATGATTACACAAGAGTACATGGCATAACTTGCAGCCAAGCCTTTTAATAGGGTATACTTCACAGGGGAAAACTTTTTGATACAGTCAACTTACTGGTGTATTGCACGGCTGGTGCTTTCTTCTCCAATTGAAACTGTGGCAAGGGACTTGGAAGCCCATGCCCTAGCATTCATTGCTCCTTCCTGCAGATTACTTCTCTTGCATGGCTCTTTCAAACGGTAAACTGACTGTATTATGCGCTTCAAATAAACCAAAGGATGTTCCAGCAAGCTCCATAATCTAACATTTTGGATGACCCTTCTCCAAGCATATTGAATACACACAAGTAGTGTAGGAAAAAACAGATAGAGTAATCTCAAAACCACAAATGCAGTGGCCAAAGCCAAATAAGTTTCCTGACGTAATAAATTTTCTGGAGATCTAGCCCATGAAAATGGGCAGCTTTCTGGCTCAGTGTCACCGTGATTCTCATTGGCTGATGGACGCCCAATTTTCTCAAGGGATAGTTGATCGAGTGAATCAATCCTAATTCCTACAATGACAACCAAAAAATGAACTAAATACAAGAAATAAGGATACAATGATGTGCTACTGCTACTGCATAACATGAGGAAGACCGAAGactacaaaaattattttacagaCTGTCCCAATAATGTCCATGACCTTTCTATCAGCCCAACTTTTCAAGGCCCAACTTTTTCTCCTTTGTCAAGTAAAAGATACAGTAATCGCTTGATTGCAAGTTTGCAACACAAAACAACCAAGGCACAATCAAATCATGCCAGTCATGAAAAGTTAAAATTCAACCTTAAGTAATCAACAAGTAGGCGAGAACAAGGTTTatataatcaaattttaaatCATGAATCAGAAGACCTATTTTCCAAAATCATAAATTGAAtcttattaaaaaacaatataaaataacGTTCAGATGAAAAAGCTTTCTAAAGCATAAAAATATTAGAATTTcagccaacaaaaaaaaaaaacataagagtGTTGAGATGTATGGCCCAATACCACTCCCACCTTCTcagaaaaatataacaaacaGAAATGTAAAGCGTAGGACCCAAAACAGACCAAAACCCTCTCTCACCCCGAGAAACAAAAAACCCAAGCCTCCCTTTCTGTCATCAGCCACCCTCCCCTAGTTCAAGCACTGTCTTCAAACAAGATAAAAGGGGACTAAATATGAAAGAAGAATAGAGGGAGGGGGCCGGGCACGAAGCACAGTGTTGGCAGAATACAAAAATATGGTGTAGGAGGGTCTGTGAAGAAAAGTCTGTCTCTTTTGGGATTCTGACTTGGATTCTTTGGAGGGTTTAGTCTTGGCTATTTCTGTCCCATTTAAGAAAAGTTGGAAAAAATTCAACCCTAGAAGGCCTTTTCAGAACCAGCTATCTGACCAGGCATATTTCTGGGCTTCCTCGTGATGGAAGTTGAATAGTATAATTCACATCTTAATCATGATTCATGTGATTCAGCAGGGATAGTCACAACTCACACTACGCCTTCCAATTCAACTCATGATCTATTATAAATTGATTGCTATCTATTTCGTTCCGAATCGGGATATGAATTATATGATACAAACTACGATGGTTGAGAAGAAAATGGATCCTATGGAAAAACGAGAGAAATCCTTCAAATGAACCGAAATATTAAATACAACATATTTCCTTTAGTGTTGAATAAATCCATACATTTCTTCCATGGAATCATATTTGAAAATCATACTCTAAAGTAGTGTCTAGTTCAAAGGAGGGGAGGAAAAGGGATATAATAAGAAGTATTCTGTTTCATTTAGAGGAGTGAAAAGGAAATAACCCTCTCATTGTCGGGTTTGCAAGGGTAGGTGGGGACATTTGTATACCCTTACACCTTTCATACTACATTTTATGTAAGGACATTTTAGTCAGTGCATTTAAAATGTTTAAAACACATCTTCTCTTCCCTCCATATCCCTCAGTCAGTACTGGAGAAGAGCCAAATTGAGTGAGGAGATATTTTGTTTCCTCCATTCCCCTACCCTCCAAAATATTACAACAAAGATTTAAAATAATCTGTACCCTCCATTTCTCCCACACCAAAAAATATGtaatgtaattgtatttttgttcatattttgaAAGCTATATAAATCGATAAAGCTCCCTGAATTGAATGTAACTCACAAGGCCGACAAGCAAAAGTTGCTGCAGCTGAAATTAATAATAGGATGAAAAAATACATAGCTAATAGACCACAAATCTCAATGCAAAGATAAAGTACAAAAACTGGCCGTTACTTACCAGTAACATCATTGTAGAAACTTACGAGAGAGCCAAGGGTCCGAGATCCATGATACCGTACACGCATAGTAGAATTCAAAATGAATAATGTAGGGAAACCATGGACACCATACTTGGATAAAGTACTGCCAAAAAGAAATTATCATTGATATGAAAGAAGCCAAAAATGAAAGAGagattagacaaaaaaaaaaaaagacatgaaCCTTGGCCTAACTGATGATTCTTCAATAGCAAAATGAGGAATAGTAGGATGTAAGGAAGAAAGTACAGAAAAAACCGGTCTAAATATCCGAGAGAAAGGACACCATGATGCATAGAATAGCACAGCCACATACTCATGATAATTCTTATGAACCATATTCAGTGCCTTCGCCAAAATAACCTCATCTCCCTgcataataaaatacaaaaacacataGCTTCtgtaaaaaaacataatcatgGTTATAGTTATCGCAATTAGCAATCTTATTCAATCACCATTAAGAACACTCCCTCACTAAACATAATTTGGCACAAACAATATACCAGCATAAAATTAATTCGCTAATTCTTAATTATAACTAGAGCAATTGcatgttaataaatttataatcacAAAATTACAATTTTGTAAATAGGGTGAATTTACCTGAGTGACACCAATATAATGAATGGATCCAAGAGAATCAGAAAGAGAACAAGTGGAATCTGGAGACGCTAAGACAAAATCCAAAAGCGATTCCGTGGGACAAAcggcggtggtggtggtgaccgATTGAGCGGTGGAGGAAACGGTGGCACAACAGAGCAAGATAGCCAACACGATCTCCGATCTCCAAAGCATCATCCTCGTCCCTTTACCTTATTAAACGAAAAAAAATGGGAACGAAGAAGAAAATCGAGATGGAAATGAAACCCTAATTGGATTTGAAAAGGGGATAATGAAAACGAGAAGAAAACAAAGAGGGTGAGATAACAAGATGTGACGTGCCTCAATCTCAGtggatgttttttttattttaaatttaaaaataaaaataaaattatttaaaattatgggtTTGGTATGTTGGGAGATTGAGGAAGGAGAGGAAGGTAGCGAGGTATATTGGTTTTAGAGGAAGTGAGTGTGTTGATCGGTTGATGAATTAGCAATGAAGTTGATGATACCAATCTTCTTCATCGCCTTTGCGTTTAACTGTAAgagttggttggttggttggtttcTAGTCTTGATTTGACTTTCTCTTTAATCTATTCTCTCTCCAACTAaagttcattcattcatttttttttttttttgaaggaaaaagttcattcattcatatcaaccaaaaaaaaaatcattcccattcatttatttttattttttacctgATAATAATTGTTTGCCTCTAccgtcaaaagaaaaaaaaaatgtgtttaccTCTAAAATGTGAGCGAGTTttcctataatatttttttcgaTTATCTCTGAAGATTATGTCATTTATCCATTCATGAAGTATGATGACTTAAGATTTCACATAAGAGATGGTGTGGCACGGCCAATGAGGGGGTAAACCAAAATTTGTTAATATTATAAGACAAAAAATAGAATCTTAAGCTCACATATTAAATGAGGGGTAAAATTCCCTCATATTGCATGGGATAAATACTTATTAACCCTATAAATAATAACTACTAATACTCTTAGACACATACACACTTAGGAACCACCATTTAAAATTCATACACAAACTGCGAGATTTTTGTTCAAACCTAAATGATGGTGTCCAGTTTAACATTATTAATATTTGTCAGTTAAGTTATCATTTGTAGACAATGCATTCATTATTTATGTTAGTAGAATGTCAGACTTTGAAACTCTAGATAGAATTCATGTTCGATCATTGTTTTAGAAGAGTCATCTCTGAGTCGGATTACAAGATCTTAGTAAACAATTTCAAGGAGATCAACAACGATTGGAGCTATCATGACACGTTTTCGAGCAAATTAAGAAAAACTAGGTTGAATAGTTCATGTTTGAGAGAGATGACAATAGGGTTATGCATTCATCTAGTTACCCAGCGAACCGTCTTGTAGTTTGGTGCTTACACAGCAAACACCTCCCggactaaaaattaaaagattaaacaTAAACTAAgtgtaataataaatttttttgccaCCCTACCACATTTTCATGCGCCCTTCTAGTTCTCTATCTATTTTATccttctgctacttaagtagaggacGTGTaaaatcttgatttttttttcatgttaggacagttttttttctcaaatttatcatttttatatggtccgctacttaagtagcggattttGTTCCCTACTTAAGTAACATAGAAggttattttgataaatttatagGATGCGTGAGAAAATTGATAGGATGCCAAGAGAGATTTTTAAATGTAGTAGGATTGAAACATTGGTCACTGCATATTATAGACAATATTTTTACCCACTGATTTATACTCGTACGATAATagtgtgtctttttttttttaatatagtgtGTTTTTAATCCCACAAAAAAATTACTTGAATCACTTTAGGTTAATATCTTTCATTTTGAATTAGTAATGATGAATAGTGAATATACCAATACTTAGTAAAGAGAATTTAGTTAAAACATTAGATCAATTCTATGGTACATAAATAAAATAGGgcttaatatttttctttgtaaaaaaataaaataaaataaaatagggctTGCACAACGTACAAGTTTATCTTTACTATGGTGAAAAGTAAATTTTAAGATGTGTCAAAAGCATTTTTCTCTCATCCTAATATCATTTGACTGTGATTTTAAGATGCTGTGAATTGAAACTTCTCTACGACCGTGGTGTCACCGTGATttactatttttgaaacacactAATTTTGCAAATACCAACTAAATTTGAACATGAAGAGGTGGTGGAGATAGGATGAGAGTTAGATCCTCCACTGATTGACACTGCAGAGAAGAGGACTCCATAGTTCAACTCTTGCTTGCTAGGACTTCAAGGTGAGTTATTGCATGTTTAGAATCACTGTAAATTTTACATTgtgattttgttaaaatttcaaGATGCAGTTTTTGTAAAATAAGTTACTGTGAATACGAACATATACTTATGAGCACCCACAGTGACAAGTGGCACGATTGAAGAACTGGTATCCTGAGGAAAAGAAAACCTACATAAGCATACTCACTTCAAAGCAGGGGAAAGAGAAAGATCATAGAGAGGAGATACTGTGGTTTGGTGTAACAGATGTACGATAGTACTGCGAACCTATTTAAACTTGCAATACTAAAATGCAGACCAGTATGAACGACCTTCATAGGTAACCATTCTATTACCCGCCTTATTGTGGTGGGTTTAGCAAGTGCTATTTTATATTGAATAAACCATCAAATTTGTCTCTAAAGTATTACTTCTGAAATTTAGTCTctagtatataaatataataagtagtctttaaaatatataaaatcctCCATAGTAACAGGAACTAAAGTGACGGATTTAATTCTAGATATTTTAAGGATTaattattatgtttatatactttagagactaaattagagagaaaatgatagtttagagactaaaagtttattcattcattattttaaaataaaacgcATGTATTATTGACCATGGACTTTGTAGTGTAATAATAGCGGAGATAATTCATGCGAGGATGAAAAAGTAAACCGGGCATTAAACATTAGACAGAACCTTGTGCAAACAGGCAGATTCACATCaaagaagaaaatcaacaaCTGGGATGACtttcaattttgaaatttgGGGGGAAAAAATAGTTCCTTCTTCATTTGAAGGATCAACCAAAAATCCAATTGtgcttccaaaaaaaaaaaaaccaaaaattcaaTGTATGTATACCAGAGAAGGAAAAAGAATGTTCTAAACTAAAATGGACCTAAAGGAAAACTTTTACTTGTAACGTAAAAAAGCTGTCTGAGCTCTGGCAAGAAACGGGAGATACGTCACACCAGAACCTGCACAGTAACCTCTGGAATTGAGAAGCCACCAGCACGATCAGCTGAattaatcaacaaaataatGTTGCCTTCAAGTATGTCTGTTTCGTCCCAAAATACAAGCAAAATCAGTAAAGGAGGAAAGAAACAGGAGAAACTATTAGCTTTAAAAATAAAGCATGCAAGTAGAGAACAAGAATAATGCTATAGTACATTTACTCGTGTGGTTATTTAGCAAAAGAAAAAGACTTAATTCACATTAAGGTTCATAAGCACAATCATATATAAATTTGACTGGTACATAGGAAATAATTATGACACTTTCCACAGTCATTTCAACACAAGATCTTAAAAACATGTTACTCCTATTCACTAGTAAAATTCTACAAAAAGAAATGGTCTTGAAAATACAAGTCAAACATATGTAGAAGTAATAATTACTAAACTTTCCATGCAAAAGTTATCACTTTTGATTACTTAATGCCCTAAGGACACTTgttagcatttttcttaaaaaaaagagGATATTTCATGTGAACATGTTATAAAGCTAGTTGTAGAAAACGCAACAATATGTTCTAAAGAAAATACTTTTATTTCATCATGAATTTCAAATCACTTAGACAGAGAGGCATAGATGAATTCATGGAAACAAATCAGTCTGTCTgcagaaaatattttttgttgtactATAATATTACCTTTTCTAGCCTATCATCCTGAACAGGATATTTGATAATATACAAGCAGACTCTGCGAACTACCATACatgatttattttgaaaaattgttgCATGCACTGCATCTATCACCACATCTGAATCTATCTGGCTGTTACCGAAATTTAGGCATACCCATCGAGTCGGTTTGGAACATTTCAACTTCACACTTCGCCATTTCTGATAAGCAAGATTTATTTCCTATATTAACACCATCATCATTTTGCTTGTCAAATTGGTTTAACATACTTTCATCAGAAACGGATTGCGGTCTTCCCTGCATGGCTCTTGGAGATGCATATTGATCTATTGCAACAACATCGCTGCAAGAAACAATTCCTGACTGAGGCTTCATGCAACCATCATCAGCATGTTTGAGTGCACCAAAGGTTCCATCTGAGTTGTTATTCATATTATCATGAAAAGCAGAAGGGTGCTGATTCCCGGTTACAGTAAATAAGTTACTTTCAGAACTTTCGTGCAACAGATTTTCCATTGTGAAAATTTGGTCATTTATAGAACTTTTCTGTAAACTCACAACTTCATCCATTGGAGGAACATGATTATGACCAACATTGTCAGCTACATAAAGATTGGGTGTAAAATCAACTCCACCAGACTCAGATGCATCTTGCGGCCAAGCACTAAAAGAAATATCATTAATGTATCCATTGGGATCCCATGTTCTCTCATCAATGGATGAGGTAGGCATATCATTATAGAAAAAATTTCCCTCAGCAGAGTCCTTCAGCACAGAAGTTTGTGCCGTGTTCACATTGTCCATAGATGTGTGATCAAGTTCATTCTGGGATGGGACAAGAGAGCCTTCAGAACCAAACTGAAGTTCACCATTAGTAGAAATGTCTTTAATTTCTGACAGATATCTACTAGAAATAATTTGTTGACTGACATCCTCAACTAGCTTTCCGTCATTTTTCCCTTCAGAATTTGGAACCAGCATACTATTTTCAGAACCTATTTTCTGAATGTGTTTTTCTACTAATGTGGTGGAAAACCCAAGCCCATTACCACCAACATGTACTGGCTCACTTTCATAGGGAACAGTTTCATAGCATCCAGTAATTTTATCCTGACCATCAAAAATACTAACTCCGCCTTTTATGCGTCTCACATCATTTCTTTCATCAGAAAAACGATTAATACTGCAGCTACTATTGGAGATAGGAGCTGTGAAATCCAAAGGATATGGATTGCATGCAACATCAATAGCTTTAAGACCAAGAACCAATTTCCGATCCGGTCTCCGGTGAGAACTGTTCAGCTTTTCAGTTCGAATTGATGATGACATGGTGACCTGCTTCTTCTTATGAGAACTTGCATTGCCATCAATCTTCATGCCACCTGTAGGGAAGTGACCAGCACTCTGCTGCatgtataaaaaagaaaaataatgaaacatGTTAATTTAGTTATTGGaacagaaaaaatataataaactcTACTGCAAAGGAATATATAGATTACATGCAGCATGACTAGCCACAATAGCACCAATCAACTCCTCATTACATACATTATAAACTCTGTCCTCTGAAAGGGAACATCCCTGATCTGAATTCGCATCATTCTTATCAGCCTTCAGTGGTAGCTTATCGTCAGCTGGATGGTCAGAGACTCCAAAGGATCCACTAGTAGTATCACCTAATTCAAAATCTATAGCCCGGTCACCATTTAAATACCCATCAGAAGTATTTAGCTTTCCGGCTCCAAAGGATGATGATATGGTGGCCTGCTTCTCATGAAGAGAACTTGCATTGTCATCAATCTTAATGCCACCAGTAGGAACGTGACCAACATTCTGCTGCatgtataaaaagaaaaaacagtgAAATGTGTTCCTTTGTTAATTATTGGAAcagagaaagaaataaaaattacaaatactaGCTTACATTTTCAGATGACATATTGATATTATTGAACGGCTGACTACCATCCAAGTATGAAGAAACCTCCTTGTATGACTCAAACTGGCGTCCATCAGGGCTGGATGGAATCAACAAATTAGGGAAATTGCATAAGAATCCAACACAAATAATAGTTAAGAAATAGttaatatatgcataaacaGTGCCAATAAAATTCAGGTTACAGCTGCTACAGAGTAAAATTACAGTAACACTCATTTTTGGTCCCTCGCGTCACATATGAATACTTATTAACAATTTAATCTCAAACTTCAAATTCACAATAATTTTCCATCTATCTCATTATATTGTCTTgtcttaatggaaaatgatgAATTTTAAGGTGAAAATTCAAGCTTTTTTGTGAAACTAAGTTGTGGCGGAATGGATGAAGAGGTGAGATTGTTAGGGATTTGATGTTTGACtgaataaacaataaaattcaTTCCCAGTTCCCAGGGGGTGAAATTGAAAAAGAACGGATACATTCTAAAGGTTATAAAGATAATTGGAGAATACAAGTTTCAGATAAATTACAGCATCACACAAATGAAAActaaaattccaaagaaccatAACCCATATAATTCAGAGGTCGTATGAAAATTGAGATCCAAAAGTAGATCATATCATATCCATGTGATAACTCAGCCCAGtccttttataaaaattcaaccCATTCACCTCATACCAAAAAGATAGCGGACACAAATACTGTAATTTTTTCTACCTACTAGTATTTACATTATACTTCTTAATAacatgaaacttttaaaagaaaaGCATTGTGTACACACTAATATAAACACACTCGGTTTTTCCCCTCATTCAATTGTTCATAAACTGACTGTAAACATAAGCAAAATATTAGAACGTAACCAAGACAACAAATACGTTTTCAGCAAAGCAGGAACTTCttcaattctttttttcttcataaaagaaaatttaaatcgGATAAAATATACTACAGACTCTGAGGATGTCCTCTAAAGGGCAAATTCGAGATATGTTGCCATATATGGGAGAAACTTACTCTAGATTTCTTAATGTTTCTGATAGAGATCTCTTGATTGTGCCAATATCTGTTTTGCCTACTCAAGATCGCTTAATTTAAAACTTCCCTTTCTAAATCAAATATGAGGTTCTGTGAAATCCATATCAAGTACTCCGTATCTTTTTTACTTGTGTAGTTATTAAATTCAGACTGGCCAATTAAACAGGTGAACTAGAGATATGACACTATAATTATAAGGCTTGGACAGTTTTCACCATATAAGTTGGTTTTGATTGTTGAAAACTGCCCATCGTCCCAAATGACTAAACCTCTGCTTTTGGAATGACATACTAAAATATGTTTCTCAATGTCTCTCTGCATTCATTTGCCTTCACACAACTCAACAACTAGTTACCATTCtctatcaacaaacatgtatgTTCCATTGTAATTCTTATCACAACTAATGCACCAAATGCCTATCACCATTAAAGTAAACAAACAACATAATCTTAGAGTCAATGAAATTTCATAAcgtaaaagaaaaatatcaacGGACTCTGTTTATCAATTATAttatctatgaagcacggactccgACACGGATACGGcgacaccgctaatgtaaaTGATATAGGACgccgacaccgctacatatttataaaagatataaattgagaagttatttctcaaaaaaaaaaagttaaaaatattgtaaccAAAATGTATGTCGTcaatccctcattgatcaataatgttgtttcgacacatctttAATTCCTGCAGATATGTCTAATATGTTCCTAATgagagtataagcaaagaacaaacaatttttttgggaACTTTTTggggacacttgtccgacacgtatTGTACGAGTGTCTTtcaggtgtcggacaccgatcaaaggagtgtcaagatttttttttttacaccgaTCTAAGTTATCCGACATGTGTCGTAagagtgtcatacgagtgtcggacaccgacacatgtcggacaccgcgacacgcctaatcatagaggtgtccgtgcttcatagattattattaattaatgtgcTTAGTTGTATTTCAACTATGTAAACTTG
Coding sequences within it:
- the LOC123896991 gene encoding uncharacterized protein LOC123896991 isoform X1, with amino-acid sequence MAATSESSTSNDASLPVVDLRLVSQPELFTLSFSHDTGRNRRIDDDAVIPRIDRSVFNESAGSRKQTFSRLNFRNNNNPNSSVPVPVPVAPAVPAPESSSSHIAVDEENSQIIDLLQRLFGVEALRGANDDRLVPFQGEFKQPAIEFTPQGIQSVVIGGVDGSQRKRKRGRPRRDESPVTDMQVKETSLVVVGEGDMEMVEAVNEQKVEAVNKKKGFVLEDVGDPFVEQLIARTQGMNTEAQLSEFLEGLNGVWASDRKKRRIVDANIICDLLPTGWKLILILQRRGARASVVCRRYVSPDGRQFESYKEVSSYLDGSQPFNNINMSSENQNVGHVPTGGIKIDDNASSLHEKQATISSSFGAGKLNTSDGYLNGDRAIDFELGDTTSGSFGVSDHPADDKLPLKADKNDANSDQGCSLSEDRVYNQSAGHFPTGGMKIDGNASSHKKKQVTMSSSIRTEKLNSSHRRPDRKLVLGLKAIDVACNPYPLDFTAPISNSSCSINRFSDERNDVRRIKGGVSIFDGQDKITGCYETVPYESEPVHVGGNGLGFSTTLVEKHIQKIGSENSMLVPNSEGKNDGKLVEDVSQQIISSRYLSEIKDISTNGELQFGSEGSLVPSQNELDHTSMDNVNTAQTSVLKDSAEGNFFYNDMPTSSIDERTWDPNGYINDISFSAWPQDASESGGVDFTPNLYVADNVGHNHVPPMDEVVSLQKSSINDQIFTMENLLHESSESNLFTVTGNQHPSAFHDNMNNNSDGTFGALKHADDGCMKPQSGIVSCSDVVAIDQYASPRAMQGRPQSVSDESMLNQFDKQNDDGVNIGNKSCLSEMAKCEVEMFQTDSMGMPKFR
- the LOC123896990 gene encoding 5'-adenylylsulfate reductase-like 4 yields the protein MMLWRSEIVLAILLCCATVSSTAQSVTTTTAVCPTESLLDFVLASPDSTCSLSDSLGSIHYIGVTQGDEVILAKALNMVHKNYHEYVAVLFYASWCPFSRIFRPVFSVLSSLHPTIPHFAIEESSVRPSTLSKYGVHGFPTLFILNSTMRVRYHGSRTLGSLVSFYNDVTGIRIDSLDQLSLEKIGRPSANENHGDTEPESCPFSWARSPENLLRQETYLALATAFVVLRLLYLFFPTLLVCIQYAWRRVIQNVRLWSLLEHPLVYLKRIIQSVYRLKEPCKRSNLQEGAMNARAWASKSLATVSIGEESTSRAIHQ
- the LOC123896991 gene encoding uncharacterized protein LOC123896991 isoform X2 gives rise to the protein MAATSESSTSNDASLPVVDLRLVSQPELFTLSFSHDTGRNRRIDDDAVIPRIDRSVFNESAGSRKQTFSRLNFRNNNNPNSSVPVPVPVAPAVPAPESSSSHIAVDEENSQIIDLLQRLFGVEALRGANDDRLVPFQGEFKQPAIEFTPQGIQSVVIGGVDGSQRKRKRGRPRRDESPVTDMQVKETSLVVVGEGDMEMVEAVNEQKVEAVNKKKGFVLEDVGDPFVEQLIARTQGMNTEAQLSEFLEGLNGVWASDRKKRRIVDANIICDLLPTGWKLILILQRRGARASVVCRRYVSPDGRQFESYKEVSSYLDGSQPFNNINMSSENNVGHVPTGGIKIDDNASSLHEKQATISSSFGAGKLNTSDGYLNGDRAIDFELGDTTSGSFGVSDHPADDKLPLKADKNDANSDQGCSLSEDRVYNQSAGHFPTGGMKIDGNASSHKKKQVTMSSSIRTEKLNSSHRRPDRKLVLGLKAIDVACNPYPLDFTAPISNSSCSINRFSDERNDVRRIKGGVSIFDGQDKITGCYETVPYESEPVHVGGNGLGFSTTLVEKHIQKIGSENSMLVPNSEGKNDGKLVEDVSQQIISSRYLSEIKDISTNGELQFGSEGSLVPSQNELDHTSMDNVNTAQTSVLKDSAEGNFFYNDMPTSSIDERTWDPNGYINDISFSAWPQDASESGGVDFTPNLYVADNVGHNHVPPMDEVVSLQKSSINDQIFTMENLLHESSESNLFTVTGNQHPSAFHDNMNNNSDGTFGALKHADDGCMKPQSGIVSCSDVVAIDQYASPRAMQGRPQSVSDESMLNQFDKQNDDGVNIGNKSCLSEMAKCEVEMFQTDSMGMPKFR